The following are encoded together in the Brassica napus cultivar Da-Ae chromosome A9, Da-Ae, whole genome shotgun sequence genome:
- the LOC106392436 gene encoding uncharacterized protein At3g28850-like, which yields MGCASSKHHRKKCIHCRRGYSPVDIQRSKSVRHPSQRSDDSPHMVPLSSSSFGSLKLCDYSFGQNHKDLLDFSGKLVADGTGDGFGPKEVRARPDKERSSLEMQAKLMEAKVWSSMMSEKIPKIVPKTPILTPPGEPETINTWEMMDGLEDGLRSPNHVSSFSFEVARGGDCERTKSNCDLKPLWLQMEEEGLDDFDPEIISSFRKSLQELPSNHPFHISVHDLKLNPQFEFSDEEEEEEKAVGKDKVILYFTSLRGIRKTYEESCDVKVILKGLGIRVDERDVSMHSGFKDELKELLGAKFSNGVGITLPRVFLGRKYLGGAEEIRKLNEDGKLEKLLQGCERVEENRDGNGIECEACGDVRFLPCETCSGSCKVYYEDEDEEDDEDDGGSVKEGREYGFQTCPDCNENGLIRCPLCCV from the coding sequence ATGGGCTGTGCGAGCTCGAAGCACCACCGCAAGAAATGCATCCATTGCCGGAGAGGATATTCTCCGGTAGACATTCAGCGAAGCAAATCTGTGCGCCACCCATCGCAACGCTCCGACGATAGCCCCCACATGGTCCCTCTCAGCTCCTCCAGCTTCGGATCTCTCAAGCTCTGCGACTACTCTTTCGGACAAAACCACAAAGACTTGCTAGACTTCAGCGGGAAGCTTGTCGCCGACGGAACAGGAGATGGGTTTGGTCCTAAGGAAGTCAGAGCGAGGCCCGACAAGGAGAGGTCGAGTTTGGAAATGCAGGCTAAGCTCATGGAAGCTAAAGTATGGTCAAGTATGATGAGCGAGAAGATCCCCAAGATTGTGCCTAAAACTCCTATCTTGACGCCTCCGGGAGAGCCGGAGACGATCAATACTTGGGAGATGATGGACGGGCTTGAAGATGGTCTTCGTTCACCAAACCACGTTAGCAGCTTCTCCTTTGAAGTTGCTCGTGGTGGTGATTGTGAACGTACCAAGTCGAATTGTGATCTAAAGCCATTGTGGCTTCAGATGGAGGAAGAAGGGCTCGACGATTTCGATCCAGAGATCATTTCTTCGTTCAGGAAGTCTCTCCAAGAACTCCCTTCTAATCATCCTTTCCATATCTCGGTTCATGATTTGAAACTAAACCCACAGTTTGAGTtctctgatgaagaagaagaggaggagaaagCTGTTGGTAAAGACAAGGTGATACTCTACTTCACAAGCCTTAGAGGTATAAGGAAGACATATGAAGAAAGCTGTGATGTTAAAGTTATACTGAAAGGCCTTGGGATTAGAGTGGATGAGCGAGATGTATCGATGCATTCGGGTTTTAAAGATGAGCTGAAGGAGCTGCTAGGTGCTAAATTTAGCAATGGTGTTGGGATCACATTGCCTAGAGTTTTCTTGGGGAGGAAGTATCTCGGAGGAGCTGAGGAGATTAGGAAGTTGAATGAAGATGGGAAGCTTGAGAAGCTTCTACAAGGATGCGAGAGGGTGGAAGAAAACAGAGATGGTAATGGGATAGAATGTGAGGCTTGTGGAGATGTAAGGTTTTTGCCATGTGAGACGTGTTCAGGGAGTTGTAAAGTGTActatgaagatgaagatgaagaagatgatgaagatgatggtgGGAGTGTGAAAGAAGGAAGAGAGTATGGGTTTCAAACATGTCCTGATTGTAATGAGAATGGACTCATTAGATGTCCTCTTTGTTGTGTTTGA
- the LOC106394432 gene encoding transcription factor PRE5 yields MSNRRSRQSSSALRISDDQMIDLVSKLRVLLPEIRERRRSDKVSASKVLQETCNYIRKLHREVDNLSDRLSQLLDSVDEDSQEAAVIRSLLM; encoded by the exons ATGTCTAACAGAAGATCAAGACAATCTTCAAGTGCTCTGAGGATCTCCGATGACCAGATGATCGACCTCGTAAGTAAGCTCCGTGTTCTTTTGCCTGAGATTCGTGAACGACGCCGTTCTGACAAG gtGTCAGCATCGAAGGTACTACAAGAGACATGCAACTACATAAGAAAGCTGCATAGAGAAGTTGACAATCTCAGTGACCGTTTGTCGCAGCTCCTCGACTCAGTTGATGAAGATAGCCAAGAAGCTGCCGTCATTAGAAGCTTACTTATGTAA